In Salvelinus namaycush isolate Seneca chromosome 15, SaNama_1.0, whole genome shotgun sequence, a genomic segment contains:
- the LOC120059914 gene encoding gap junction delta-2 protein-like, translating into MGEWTILERLLEAAVQQHSTMIGRILLTVVVIFRILIVAIVGETVYDDEQTMFVCNTLQPGCNQACYDKAFPISHIRFWVFQIIMVCTPSLCFITYSVHQSAKQKERRYSTVFLTLDKDQDSMKRDDSKKIKNTIVNGVLQNTENSTKEAEPDCLEVKDIPNSAMRTTGKSKKSRQEGISRFYIIQVVFRNALEIGFLVGQYFLYGFNVPSVYECDRYPCIKDVECYVSRPTEKTVFLVFMFAVSGFCVLLNLAELNHLGWKKIKTAVRGVQARRKSIYEIRNKDLPRMSVPNFGRTQSSDSAYV; encoded by the exons ATGGGGGAATGGACCATACTAGAGAGGCTCCTGGAGGCTGCTGTCCAGCAGCACTCTACTATGATAGGAAG gaTCCTACTAACTGTGGTGGTGATCTTCCGGATTCTAATCGTAGCAATAGTTGGAGAGACAGTCTATGATGACGAGCAAACCATGTTTGTTTGTAATACCTTACAACCGGGCTGCAACCAGGCTTGCTACGACAAGGCATTCCCAATTTCACACATTAGATTTTGGGTTTTCCAGATCATAATGGTTTGCACCCCGAGTCTTTGTTTTATCACATACTCGGTGCATCAGTCGGCGAAACAAAAGGAGCGACGGTACTCCACCGTCTTTCTGACCCTGGATAAGGATCAAGATTCAATGAAACGAGACGACAGCAAAAAGATTAAAAACACCATTGTGAATGGAGTACTTCAGAACACAGAGAACTCCACCAAAGAAGCCGAGCCCGACTGTTTGGAAGTCAAAGATATCCCCAATTCCGCCATGAGAACTACTGGGAAGTCTAAAAAGAGTCGGCAAGAGGGTATCTCGAGATTTTACATAATTCAAGTGGTTTTCAGAAACGCGCTGGAAATAGGGTTTTTAGTGGGTCAATATTTCTTGTACGGATTCAATGTCCCATCGGTGTACGAGTGTGATCGTTACCCCTGCATAAAAGATGTAGAGTGTTATGTTTCCAGACCAACAGAGAAGACCGTGTTTCTAGTCTTCATGTTCGCGGTCAGTGGCTTTTGTGTGTTGCTGAATCTGGCAGAACTCAATCATTTGGGGTGGAAGAAAATCAAAACGGCGGTGCGAGGAGTTCAGGCGAGGCGGAAGTCCATTTATGAAATCAGAAATAAGGACTTGCCTAGAATGAGTGTGCCTAATTTCGGTCGCACTCAATCCAGTGACTCTGCTTATGTGTAG